In a single window of the Ruminococcus albus 7 = DSM 20455 genome:
- a CDS encoding type III pantothenate kinase: MLLAIDVGNTNIVLGCIENDNILFRERIYTNQLATDLEYAANIKTAMEMHDIHPDKIDGAIISSVVPTITATFSAAVRKLIGVKSMVIGPGLKTGLSIVIDNPAQLGSDLVVDAVAGINEYPAPMIIIDMGTATTLSVIDEKKRYLGGMIVTGMAVSSEALISRTAQLPKFAFEKPKHVIGTNTVDCLKSGLMYSNAGAIDGMIERIEEELGQKCTVIATGGLAGTVVPLCRRDIILDDDLLLKGLNVIYNKNI; encoded by the coding sequence ATGCTTTTAGCAATAGACGTAGGCAATACAAATATAGTTCTCGGCTGTATCGAGAATGACAATATACTTTTCCGCGAGAGGATATACACAAATCAGCTCGCTACCGACCTTGAATATGCCGCAAATATCAAGACCGCCATGGAGATGCACGATATCCACCCCGATAAGATAGACGGCGCTATTATATCTTCCGTCGTACCCACCATAACCGCGACTTTTTCCGCGGCTGTACGCAAGCTGATAGGCGTTAAATCCATGGTCATTGGCCCCGGGCTGAAAACAGGGCTTTCAATAGTCATAGATAACCCCGCACAGCTGGGCAGTGACTTAGTTGTGGATGCAGTGGCAGGTATCAATGAGTACCCTGCCCCCATGATAATAATAGACATGGGCACAGCCACCACCCTCTCCGTCATCGACGAGAAAAAGCGCTACCTCGGCGGAATGATAGTAACAGGTATGGCGGTATCCTCCGAAGCACTGATATCCCGTACCGCACAGCTCCCGAAATTCGCCTTTGAAAAGCCAAAGCACGTTATAGGCACCAATACAGTTGACTGCCTTAAAAGCGGACTCATGTACTCCAATGCAGGTGCGATAGACGGCATGATAGAGCGCATCGAGGAAGAACTGGGACAGAAATGCACAGTAATAGCCACAGGCGGACTGGCAGGAACAGTAGTCCCCCTCTGCCGCAGAGATATCATCCTCGATGATGACCTGCTGCTCAAAGGTCTGAACGTTATTTATAACAAGAATATCTGA
- a CDS encoding ECF transporter S component, protein MKRTNKTNNLVLMGVMTAIIFIMGLSPLGYIQTATLKIALVTIPVSIAAFALGPKGGALAGLSFGITSAIAAFTTPGAFLAPLVSISAVRTVILCVVPRILVGLLAGTIAQVLKTIKVPAPISGGITGFSVAFLNTIFFMSTLLMMFGDSETVKGMEGHQNLVLFIIAVVTLNVAIEWISCTVITSAVALALSKAGFISTPKKKASAH, encoded by the coding sequence ATGAAAAGAACAAACAAGACTAATAATCTGGTACTCATGGGTGTCATGACCGCTATCATATTCATTATGGGTCTTAGCCCCTTAGGCTATATCCAAACAGCTACTCTTAAAATTGCACTCGTCACTATCCCCGTAAGCATTGCAGCTTTCGCACTGGGACCCAAGGGCGGTGCACTGGCAGGACTTTCTTTCGGCATAACCAGTGCTATCGCTGCTTTTACAACCCCTGGTGCGTTTTTGGCACCACTCGTTAGTATAAGCGCTGTCAGAACTGTGATACTCTGTGTAGTCCCCAGAATTCTTGTAGGACTTCTCGCAGGTACTATCGCCCAAGTTCTGAAGACCATAAAGGTACCCGCGCCCATATCCGGCGGCATCACAGGTTTCAGCGTTGCATTTCTGAACACCATATTCTTCATGAGCACACTGCTGATGATGTTCGGTGATTCCGAAACTGTAAAGGGCATGGAGGGTCATCAGAACCTTGTGCTGTTCATAATAGCTGTTGTTACACTGAATGTGGCTATCGAGTGGATATCCTGCACAGTTATTACTTCAGCCGTTGCGCTTGCACTTTCAAAAGCAGGATTTATCAGCACACCCAAGAAAAAAGCATCAGCACACTGA
- a CDS encoding family 43 glycosylhydrolase, with product MANPILPLWEYIPDGEPRIFGDRVYLYGSHDRAACDKFCDYKLKVWSASLDDLNKWVCHGDSFRTKDGGERPADTDWTRDECYAPDVIEKDGKYYLYSYIFGSKGAVGVSDKPEGPFKALGQYIYGEDVEVGDDGIFNDAGVLVDDDGKVYVYYGFEGSHMNELDPADMRTVIKGSYMHPVMPDTQDIPEERRFYEASSPRKINGRYYLIYSPRMGSRLAYAISDSPKGPFEYKGYIIDNGVDYPEGNNHGSVACIKGQWYVFYHRMTNNTIMSRRACVEKIEILEDGTIPPVEMTSLGFEESLDPYKIVPAEIACVLKGGCFITEKDIFTRVITNIMDGAVFGYKYFDFGEDYTGDSMTIAMKVRGMGVNCRVKVLLDSEDGEEIGELAVGTADGVYRCKVKNVTGRHALYFKAYHGVEGWIKPQFDGRCMFEAESFCVMK from the coding sequence ATGGCTAATCCGATACTGCCTTTATGGGAATATATTCCCGATGGAGAACCGAGAATTTTCGGGGACAGAGTGTATCTTTACGGGTCGCATGACAGGGCGGCTTGTGATAAGTTTTGCGACTACAAGCTGAAAGTGTGGTCGGCATCACTTGATGATCTTAACAAATGGGTGTGTCACGGTGACAGTTTCAGGACTAAGGACGGCGGTGAACGTCCTGCGGATACAGACTGGACGAGGGACGAGTGCTATGCACCCGATGTTATCGAAAAGGACGGAAAGTACTATCTGTATTCGTATATATTCGGATCTAAGGGGGCTGTGGGAGTATCCGACAAGCCCGAGGGACCTTTTAAGGCGCTGGGACAGTATATCTACGGTGAAGATGTTGAAGTCGGGGACGACGGCATATTCAACGATGCGGGTGTGCTTGTTGACGATGACGGTAAGGTTTATGTGTACTACGGCTTTGAGGGTTCCCACATGAACGAACTCGACCCTGCGGATATGAGGACTGTAATAAAGGGAAGCTATATGCACCCTGTTATGCCCGATACTCAGGATATACCCGAGGAGCGGAGATTTTATGAGGCAAGTTCACCGAGGAAGATAAATGGGCGGTACTATCTTATATATTCGCCCCGAATGGGCAGCAGGCTTGCTTATGCAATAAGCGATTCACCGAAGGGACCTTTTGAGTACAAGGGGTACATCATCGACAACGGCGTTGACTATCCTGAGGGCAACAATCACGGTTCGGTGGCTTGCATAAAAGGTCAGTGGTATGTTTTCTATCACAGGATGACCAACAATACCATTATGTCCCGACGTGCCTGTGTGGAGAAGATAGAGATACTCGAAGACGGCACTATACCGCCTGTTGAGATGACTTCGCTGGGATTTGAGGAATCGCTTGATCCGTATAAAATAGTACCTGCGGAGATAGCCTGCGTGCTTAAAGGCGGATGCTTCATCACGGAGAAGGATATATTCACGAGGGTGATAACGAACATCATGGACGGTGCTGTGTTCGGATACAAGTATTTTGATTTTGGCGAGGACTACACGGGGGACAGTATGACTATTGCCATGAAGGTGCGCGGCATGGGAGTTAACTGCAGGGTGAAAGTACTTCTGGACAGTGAGGACGGCGAAGAGATAGGCGAACTGGCTGTCGGTACGGCGGACGGAGTATACAGGTGCAAGGTGAAGAATGTTACAGGAAGGCACGCACTGTATTTCAAGGCATACCACGGTGTTGAGGGCTGGATCAAGCCGCAGTTCGACGGCAGGTGTATGTTTGAGGCAGAGAGTTTTTGCGTGATGAAGTAG
- a CDS encoding CPBP family intramembrane glutamic endopeptidase: protein MKNYNKQTVAQIRKPIVQAAIIMLVFYAIEIPMVHFNVFPDVNTLYIADTIIRVAGGTAGLILLNGYSKRGESKCTLKQLFTNRISGKTWLIMIPQIIYILLPFLNIFNATVFTTRYIVTLSILIVQQFATGFYEESVQRGLMMNGLIKLNISTVKRRLFTVLVTGLFFGLGHAPNIAFGDNPLIQVPSAMCIGMFWAAVYLLSDNLLLVMLLHAFTDSTFRIVHGLFGYAREGFLYQAIECSRDIIEYVILPALAICICIWFDKLKNNAPEGRST from the coding sequence GTGAAAAATTACAATAAACAGACCGTAGCGCAGATCAGGAAACCGATAGTTCAGGCAGCGATCATAATGCTGGTGTTCTATGCGATAGAGATACCAATGGTGCATTTCAATGTATTTCCCGATGTAAACACGCTTTATATAGCAGACACTATAATAAGAGTAGCAGGCGGAACTGCCGGACTGATACTTTTGAATGGGTATTCCAAACGCGGCGAGAGTAAATGTACGCTGAAGCAGCTATTCACAAATAGGATTTCAGGAAAGACATGGCTTATCATGATCCCACAGATTATCTATATTTTGCTTCCTTTCCTGAATATATTTAATGCAACCGTTTTTACAACAAGATATATTGTAACGCTCAGCATATTGATCGTTCAGCAGTTTGCAACCGGGTTCTATGAAGAAAGCGTTCAGAGAGGACTCATGATGAACGGTCTTATCAAACTTAATATAAGCACAGTAAAAAGAAGGCTGTTCACTGTTTTGGTTACAGGTCTGTTCTTCGGTCTGGGACATGCTCCCAACATCGCTTTTGGCGACAATCCTCTGATCCAGGTTCCGTCTGCAATGTGTATTGGAATGTTTTGGGCGGCGGTATATTTGCTGTCAGATAATCTGCTTCTCGTAATGCTTCTGCACGCTTTCACCGACAGCACGTTCAGGATCGTCCACGGATTGTTCGGTTATGCTCGCGAAGGCTTTCTTTATCAGGCAATTGAGTGTTCGAGAGATATCATAGAGTATGTGATACTGCCTGCTTTGGCGATCTGTATCTGCATATGGTTTGATAAGCTCAAGAATAATGCCCCTGAGGGCAGGTCAACTTAA
- a CDS encoding divergent PAP2 family protein, with protein sequence MKYFTDLLSNVFVITAIASWAEAQVLKTMIHAIVNKKFDITRLFGDGGMPSGHSATVTSLATCIGLVEGFDSVEFAIAGIVAVVVCHDASGVRLETGKQTTVLNEIQKTLELLTSEKMPEVKLKEFVGHTHSQVVAGSLMGIINAIIVYNIFLK encoded by the coding sequence ATGAAATACTTTACCGACTTACTATCAAACGTTTTTGTAATAACCGCCATAGCATCATGGGCTGAGGCTCAGGTGCTGAAGACCATGATCCATGCCATCGTCAATAAAAAATTTGATATCACCCGCCTTTTCGGTGACGGCGGTATGCCCAGCGGACACTCCGCCACAGTCACTTCACTTGCCACCTGCATAGGTCTTGTAGAAGGCTTTGATTCCGTAGAATTCGCCATAGCAGGCATAGTTGCAGTAGTAGTCTGCCACGATGCAAGCGGTGTCCGCCTTGAAACAGGAAAACAGACCACCGTCCTCAACGAGATACAAAAGACCCTCGAACTGCTGACCTCAGAAAAAATGCCCGAGGTCAAACTGAAGGAATTCGTGGGACACACCCATTCACAGGTAGTTGCAGGCAGTCTCATGGGCATCATCAATGCCATAATAGTGTATAACATCTTCCTGAAATAA
- a CDS encoding N-acetylmuramoyl-L-alanine amidase — protein MDISRKKRIIISCGAFAVICGSLWAGDILGAAAQERVTGASADRGMERPQVVLDPGHGGADGGCVSVNGAAEKGINLDIALTERDMLEIMGYEVTMTREDDRSIYDEGTEGLSKQKQSDMKNRLALFDSCGGIALSIHQNQFTDSRYSGAQVFYSRRNSEGGRLAEAVQRQFVSLLQPDNERETKAVDDELYLLDKTETPAVMVECGFLSNPEEAAKLEDAGYRKKVAFAIMSGVMEYRSGMAAESTEAGG, from the coding sequence ATGGACATATCAAGGAAAAAGAGGATAATTATCAGCTGCGGGGCATTTGCAGTAATATGCGGATCATTATGGGCAGGAGATATCCTTGGGGCTGCGGCACAGGAAAGAGTGACAGGGGCATCGGCAGATAGAGGTATGGAACGTCCGCAGGTGGTGCTTGACCCGGGACACGGCGGTGCAGACGGTGGCTGTGTATCGGTGAATGGTGCGGCTGAAAAGGGGATAAACCTGGATATCGCGCTTACGGAACGGGATATGCTGGAGATAATGGGATATGAGGTGACTATGACCAGGGAGGATGACCGTTCGATATACGATGAGGGTACAGAAGGGCTTTCAAAGCAGAAGCAGTCGGATATGAAAAACAGGCTGGCACTTTTTGACAGCTGCGGCGGAATTGCTTTATCAATACATCAGAACCAGTTCACGGACAGCAGATACAGCGGAGCGCAGGTGTTCTATTCACGGAGAAACAGCGAGGGCGGCAGATTGGCAGAGGCGGTGCAGCGGCAGTTCGTTTCCCTTTTGCAGCCCGATAACGAAAGGGAGACAAAGGCGGTGGATGACGAGCTTTATCTGCTTGACAAAACTGAAACACCTGCGGTGATGGTGGAATGCGGATTTCTTTCAAACCCCGAAGAAGCGGCAAAGCTGGAGGATGCAGGATACCGTAAGAAGGTCGCTTTTGCCATAATGTCGGGGGTGATGGAGTACCGAAGCGGTATGGCGGCTGAAAGCACAGAGGCAGGGGGATAG
- a CDS encoding serine hydrolase, with translation MYIKRIGAAACGYMLAFVLAGCGTAVNVDTAQSKNDKDISSAAETSVQIISEAEPEVLTPVAVEDTESKQEDSSSEAPKKPRKAEECTVGGGYGFTVSDIDMVYSNDELEKCFDRLQEICNESYFPLSFSYKNMDTGAYIGYRQYDQYMTCSCVKAPYVKSLLAKGIDLKEKIPLSTKWEGDYEGIVNEEYGKEFTAKKLIEYTILDSDNTAYQLLCLRYGAGDFNNHQYEIGSNYTLGYNAEWIFTFCNTDDMMKDYEDIYRFAKKDKNGKWLIKLMKNAKLNIQIGAALGDKYTVAQKYGSDYQEEAFNDCAIVYADSPFVLCIMTKQYPETEESCKVFKDLAVVFDDINSLIAKAPENEEKE, from the coding sequence ATGTATATCAAAAGGATAGGCGCGGCTGCCTGCGGGTATATGCTGGCGTTTGTGCTGGCTGGATGCGGTACGGCTGTAAATGTTGATACGGCACAGAGCAAAAATGATAAGGATATATCATCGGCGGCGGAGACCTCTGTGCAGATAATATCGGAGGCTGAGCCTGAGGTACTGACCCCTGTTGCGGTCGAGGATACTGAAAGCAAGCAGGAAGACAGTTCGTCCGAAGCACCAAAAAAGCCCAGGAAAGCTGAGGAATGCACCGTGGGCGGAGGCTACGGCTTTACGGTGAGCGATATAGATATGGTGTATTCAAACGATGAGCTGGAGAAGTGCTTTGACAGGCTGCAGGAGATATGCAACGAGTCATACTTCCCGCTATCGTTTTCATACAAGAATATGGATACGGGTGCATATATAGGTTACAGGCAGTACGATCAGTACATGACCTGCAGCTGCGTTAAAGCGCCCTATGTGAAATCACTGCTGGCTAAGGGCATAGACCTTAAAGAGAAGATACCGCTGAGCACCAAGTGGGAAGGTGACTATGAGGGCATCGTGAATGAGGAGTACGGCAAGGAATTCACGGCGAAGAAACTTATAGAGTACACAATTCTGGACAGTGATAATACAGCCTATCAGCTTTTATGCCTGAGATACGGCGCAGGGGATTTCAATAATCATCAGTATGAGATAGGTTCAAACTATACTCTGGGGTACAATGCGGAGTGGATATTCACCTTCTGCAATACGGATGATATGATGAAGGATTATGAGGACATATACCGTTTTGCGAAGAAGGACAAGAACGGCAAGTGGCTCATAAAGCTTATGAAGAATGCAAAGCTGAACATACAGATAGGTGCGGCGCTGGGGGACAAGTACACGGTGGCGCAGAAGTACGGTTCGGACTATCAGGAGGAAGCTTTCAACGACTGTGCCATAGTTTATGCGGATTCCCCTTTTGTACTTTGCATAATGACAAAGCAGTATCCCGAAACGGAGGAGAGCTGCAAGGTGTTCAAGGATCTGGCGGTGGTGTTTGATGATATCAATTCACTGATAGCGAAGGCACCTGAAAATGAAGAGAAGGAATGA
- a CDS encoding ZIP family metal transporter, with protein sequence MKDVTIGLLLPFMGTALGSGGVFFMKKQLSRNVSRALTGFAAGVMTAASIWSLIIPAMDMSSDKGKLSFVPAAAGFWAGVLFLLLLDCVIPHLHMNADKAEGLPSHLARTTMMVLAVTLHNIPEGMAVGIVYAGLMSGTAEMTAGGALALALGIAIQNFPEGAIISMPLHAEGKSRGKAFVLGVLSGAVEPAGAVLTILSAGLILPLMPYLLSFAAGAMMYVVVEELIPEMSEGEHSNIGVLMFSAGFTLMMSLDVALG encoded by the coding sequence ATGAAGGATGTTACTATCGGTCTGCTGCTGCCGTTTATGGGTACTGCCCTCGGCTCGGGGGGAGTATTCTTCATGAAAAAGCAGCTCAGCAGAAATGTCAGCCGCGCTCTTACAGGATTTGCGGCAGGAGTTATGACCGCCGCCTCGATATGGAGCCTTATAATACCCGCTATGGATATGTCTTCTGATAAAGGCAAACTGTCCTTTGTACCTGCCGCTGCAGGCTTCTGGGCAGGAGTGCTTTTCCTGCTGCTGCTTGACTGCGTGATACCTCATCTGCACATGAATGCCGACAAGGCAGAGGGTCTGCCTTCGCATCTGGCACGTACAACTATGATGGTACTGGCGGTGACTCTCCACAACATCCCCGAGGGCATGGCAGTTGGTATAGTCTACGCAGGTCTTATGTCTGGCACAGCCGAAATGACAGCAGGCGGCGCACTGGCGCTCGCGCTGGGTATCGCCATACAGAATTTCCCCGAAGGTGCCATAATCTCCATGCCCCTCCATGCCGAGGGCAAATCACGCGGCAAGGCTTTCGTACTGGGTGTGCTTTCGGGTGCGGTAGAACCTGCAGGCGCTGTCCTGACCATACTATCTGCAGGACTTATACTTCCGCTGATGCCCTATCTGCTCAGCTTTGCAGCAGGTGCCATGATGTATGTGGTAGTAGAAGAACTCATTCCCGAAATGTCCGAAGGCGAACATTCAAACATAGGCGTACTGATGTTCTCAGCAGGCTTCACCCTTATGATGTCGCTTGACGTTGCACTGGGGTGA
- a CDS encoding heavy-metal-associated domain-containing protein: protein MYKTTVKIDGMMCSMCEAHINDALRNKLSVDKVSSSHKAGEAVIISEDPITLDDITSALADSGYSATGFVCVPYVKKGIFGRLHK, encoded by the coding sequence ATGTATAAGACTACCGTGAAGATAGACGGAATGATGTGCTCAATGTGTGAAGCCCATATCAATGATGCTTTGCGAAATAAGCTCTCCGTTGATAAAGTTTCCTCATCCCATAAAGCAGGCGAAGCTGTTATCATAAGCGAAGACCCCATTACTCTTGATGATATAACTTCCGCCCTTGCAGACAGCGGATACAGCGCAACAGGCTTCGTATGTGTCCCATACGTCAAAAAAGGAATATTCGGCAGACTCCACAAGTGA
- a CDS encoding metal-dependent transcriptional regulator, with the protein MLTEPQKKYLITIYLLGQNGERVRTTDIADYLHVAKASAVKMCKKLIAEELIIKEPYRQITLTQKGVSEANGLFTPCVIIQEHLVSKIGLTAEKAGEISMLIASCADEETVEQIVSYALSQK; encoded by the coding sequence ATGCTCACAGAACCACAGAAAAAATACCTTATAACCATATATCTTTTAGGACAGAACGGTGAACGTGTACGCACCACGGATATTGCGGATTATCTCCATGTTGCCAAGGCAAGCGCCGTTAAAATGTGCAAAAAGCTCATCGCAGAAGAACTTATAATAAAAGAGCCCTACAGACAGATAACCCTTACCCAGAAAGGAGTATCCGAAGCAAACGGTCTTTTTACACCCTGTGTCATCATTCAGGAACATCTCGTATCAAAGATCGGGCTCACAGCCGAAAAGGCAGGCGAGATAAGTATGCTGATAGCTTCCTGTGCAGATGAAGAGACCGTAGAACAGATCGTAAGCTATGCACTTTCACAAAAATAG
- a CDS encoding DUF3793 family protein produces MSAKERRKIESLMAFHAAPTLMGIKCGSLPAFNAKEYDLHEVERLFADGYFGSRINARSVTRSSGRMLVYVYDKVLLEKTLSDRDIRDFLAGCGYADSWDTVQCIDRLCSRLGEKDFPHEIGIFLGYPLEDVKGFIANCGQGCKLCGTWKVYGDVEKAKEMFERFENCRLHLCRELRNGKKLRNCAADVTAVA; encoded by the coding sequence ATGTCTGCTAAGGAAAGAAGAAAAATAGAGAGCCTTATGGCGTTCCATGCAGCGCCTACACTTATGGGTATCAAGTGCGGAAGTCTGCCTGCGTTCAATGCTAAAGAATACGACCTTCATGAGGTTGAACGTCTTTTTGCGGACGGATATTTCGGCAGCAGGATAAATGCCAGATCGGTCACAAGATCATCGGGACGTATGCTTGTATACGTGTACGATAAGGTACTGCTGGAGAAGACACTTTCCGACAGGGATATAAGAGATTTTCTGGCGGGATGCGGTTATGCTGATTCGTGGGATACCGTACAGTGCATCGACAGGCTTTGCAGCAGGCTTGGTGAGAAGGATTTCCCGCATGAGATAGGTATATTCCTCGGATATCCCCTGGAGGATGTCAAGGGCTTCATCGCTAACTGCGGACAAGGCTGCAAGCTTTGCGGAACATGGAAGGTATACGGCGATGTTGAAAAAGCCAAGGAGATGTTTGAACGCTTCGAGAATTGCAGGCTTCACCTTTGCAGAGAACTGAGAAATGGAAAAAAGCTGCGTAACTGCGCAGCTGATGTCACTGCGGTGGCATAG
- a CDS encoding flavodoxin, translating to MKTAVIYWSGTGNTEAMANAVAEGAGVSAVQVSAFDGDVSEYDALALGCPAMGAEELEDTEFEPFFAGIEGKISGKKLALFGSYDWGDGEWMRLWADRVKAAGAEIVDGEGLICNNTPDEDALAKCRELGKKLA from the coding sequence ATGAAAACAGCAGTAATTTATTGGTCCGGAACAGGTAATACAGAGGCTATGGCAAATGCCGTTGCTGAGGGCGCAGGAGTATCCGCAGTGCAGGTATCTGCATTTGACGGTGATGTTTCTGAGTATGATGCACTTGCACTGGGCTGCCCTGCTATGGGTGCAGAAGAACTGGAGGATACTGAGTTCGAGCCTTTCTTCGCAGGTATCGAGGGTAAGATTAGCGGCAAGAAGCTTGCTTTGTTTGGTTCCTATGACTGGGGCGACGGCGAATGGATGCGTCTGTGGGCGGACAGAGTAAAGGCTGCAGGTGCGGAGATCGTAGACGGCGAGGGTCTTATCTGCAACAATACCCCTGATGAGGATGCACTTGCAAAGTGCCGCGAGCTGGGCAAAAAGCTTGCTTAA
- a CDS encoding FeoA family protein yields MMPLLSANAGESYTISRIGGTAEVRRHLEDLGFAVGGKVTVISVMSGNLIVNVKETRVAVSRELAMKIMV; encoded by the coding sequence ATGATGCCATTATTATCTGCGAATGCAGGCGAAAGTTACACTATTTCACGCATAGGCGGTACTGCCGAAGTGCGCAGGCACCTTGAAGATCTGGGATTTGCTGTGGGAGGAAAAGTAACGGTCATCTCTGTGATGAGCGGAAATCTCATAGTGAACGTCAAGGAAACAAGGGTGGCAGTCAGCCGCGAACTGGCAATGAAGATCATGGTGTAA
- a CDS encoding FeoA family protein, with product MTLKEAKIGDTVTVKKLTGEGAVKRRIMDMGLTKGASVTVRKVAPLGDPIEVTVRGYELSIRKADAEMIEVL from the coding sequence ATGACGCTGAAAGAAGCAAAGATCGGTGATACCGTTACCGTTAAAAAGCTGACGGGTGAGGGCGCTGTAAAGCGCAGGATAATGGACATGGGTCTTACTAAGGGCGCTTCTGTGACGGTGCGCAAGGTAGCACCTCTGGGTGATCCCATAGAAGTCACGGTACGCGGTTATGAGCTTTCTATCCGCAAGGCAGATGCCGAAATGATAGAAGTGCTCTGA